The following are from one region of the Carassius auratus strain Wakin unplaced genomic scaffold, ASM336829v1 scaf_tig00216682, whole genome shotgun sequence genome:
- the LOC113098804 gene encoding uncharacterized protein LOC113098804: MAEGVRRRRKLKPVEEAIQFSLEQKDKNGLEGRFISHLKGRGVFSCTDFEKGDFLLEYRGDLISKEECERRQRIYHDALKVFMFEFRYNGKLLCVDAARDDGSLGRLVNDDHINPNSRMKTIRVDGKPHLCLFATRSICPGEEITYDYGDSEWPWRCTTLSVVEPSTLEVNTLSQSEDTDVEKLKVVSDQSELDSSICAASEGLEKVTLKKDQLLLDDQDCVEKMSPVKEHVLNEEQSFCAPVEGVKEVCRHVVVTSAISSMDKCAECVGPVAALKWIGLRCKLCSSFWHKSCYLKFHEWDGRRSSCEVSSEEDELSDEDYIPQSESDHQSDSSDELTTRPARYDQAKLLDIQEAASSKFSEHLRSDVTTLNVSKGKGKGVLKVMEAASVYDESDLMCHEEQFTDFETDSESDFPRKQGSVVCRLTDVLMSSPQSHNSKLLNSKSTVTLREERERSMAGGDHCVQSPKISCSANRKNYCYICGKPQSKLARHLKTHMAEVEVVQALSLPVHSKERKAMLQKLRNKGNFQHNTDVLQSGEGALKIKRAPKRKCDSKQFLHCMYCKGLFVRRDLWRHLKRCPSKPAADSEEQGRRRVLGLASMAESSFSQHISQGVWKLLGVMKQDDISAVVKNDLSILQLAQSFFNKHGHDPTKFEYIRQKLREVGRLLLTLRRQFSVYSLEEALKPANFHRLIRAVQMVSGYDDESHCYQSPSLALKLGHSLNKICEIIQCRALMSEDKELISSTETFKKLYSSKWSEMISHTALVTLNEAKFNKPSTLPFTQDVQSLHQLLEKTADTAFHKLQETASPQSYAELAKATLTRIIVFNRRRAGEVSKMPLKAFNERDGTSLHEDVAVGLSKFEQKLCSHFSRVEIRGKRGRKVAVLLSPDMVDALMLLVSRRGTCGVLDTNTFLFARPNCQSYYRGQDSLRVYARECGAQNPEFLRSTHLRKHVATLSQILNLKNNELDQVADFLGHDIRVHRDYYRLPEATTQLAKISKLLLAMEKGCLPNLQGKSLDDIEIEGTSILACLAQRVF, translated from the exons ATGGCTGAAGGTGTGAGGCGAAGGAGAAAGCTGAAGCCCGTGGAGGAGGCCATACAGTTTTCACTTGAACAGAAAGACAAGAATGGACTCGAGGGCAGGTTCATCAGTCATCTTAAAG GGAGGGGTGTGTTCAGCTGTACTGACTTTGAGAAAGGAGATTTCCTGCTGGAATACAGAGGAGACCTCATCAGCAAAGAAGAATGTGAGCGGAGGCAAAGAATATATCACGATGCACTTAAAGTTTTCATGTTTGAGTTTCGCTACAATGGAAAACTCCTCTG TGTCGATGCAGCCCGAGATGACGGTTCTCTTGGGCGGCTTGTAAACGATGACCATATTAACCCAAACAGCAGGATGAAGACGATTCGTGTGGATGGAAAACCTCACTTATGTTTATTTGCCACAAGGAGCATCTGTCCTGGTGAAGAGATCACATATGATTATGGTGATTCTGAGTGGCCATGGAGATGCACG ACTCTTAGTGTGGTTGAACCGTCCACTCTTGAAGTCAACACACTGTCCCAGTCAGAAGACACAGACGTAGAGAAG CTGAAAGTTGTCAGTGATCAGTCAGAGTTGGACTCCAGTATCTGTGCAGCCTCTGAAGGACTGGAAAAG GTGACTCTGAAGAAGGACCAGTTACTATTGGATGATCAGGACTGTGTTGAGAAG atgTCACCTGTCAAAGAGCATGTGTTGAATGAGGAGCAGAGCTTTTGTGCCCCAGTTGAAGGAGTTAAGGAG gTCTGCAGACATGTTGTGGTCACTTCAGCAATATCAAGCATGGATAAATGTGCTGAATGTGTGGGACCTGTTGCAGCTCTCAAGTGGATTGGCCTGAGATGTAAAT TGTGCTCCAGTTTTTGGCATAAGTCCTGCTATCTGAAGTTTCATGAATGGGATGGAAGACGGTCATCGtgt GAAGTAAGTTCAGAGGAAGATGAGCTGTCAGATGAGGATTACATACCTCAGTCAGAGTCAGACCATCAGTCAGACAGTTCAGATGAGTTGACAACAAGACCAGCACGTTACGACCAAGCTAAACTCTTAGATATACAGGAAGCTGCGTCATCTAAGTTTAGTGAACATCTGAGATCAGATGTAACTACCCTGAATGTGTCTAAGGGCAAAGGAAAAGGAGTCCTGAAGGTCATGGAAGCAGCAAGTGTGTATGATGAGTCTGATTTAATGTGTCATGAGGAGCAGTTTACTGATTTTGAGACAGACAGTGAATCAGACTTTCCCAGAAAGCAAGGCTCAGTGGTATGCAGGTTAACAGATGTGCTTATGTCATCACCTCAATCACACAATAGTAAGCTTTTGAATTCAAAAAGCACAGTAACATTGAGAGAAGAGAGGGAACGCAGCATGGCTGGAGGTGATCATTGTGTGCAGTCACCAAAAATCTCCTGTTCAGCAAATAGGAAGAATTATTGTTACATCTGTGGGAAACCTCAGTCCAAGTTAGCGCGCCATTTGAAAACTCATATGGCTGAAGTTGAAGTTGTTCAGGCTTTGTCACTCCCAGTTCACTCAAAAGAACGTAAAGCAATGCTGCAAAAGCTCAGGAACAAGGGCAACTTTCAGCATAACACTGACGTTTTACAGTCTGGAGAGGGGGCTCTTAAAATAAAACGAGCACCAAAAAGAAAGTGTGATTCAAAGCAGTTTTTGCATTGCATGTACTGCAAAGGGTTGTTTGTACGGAGAGATCTGTGGCGTCATTTAAAAAGATGTCCCTCAAAACCAGCAGCTGACAGTGAAGAGCAAGGGAGGAGGAGAGTCTTGGGCCTGGCATCTATGGCAGAGTCTTCATTCAGTCAGCACATATCACAAGGAGTTTGGAAACTCTTAGGTGTGATGAAGCAGGATGACATTTCCGCTGTGGTCAAAAATGACCTGAGTATTCTTCAGCTTGCACAGTCGTTTTTTAACAAACATGGTCATGACCCTACCAAATTTGAGTATATTCGACAAAAACTCCGTGAAGTTGGAAGATTGTTGCTGACTTTGCGTAGACAGTTTTCTGTGTACAGTCTTGAAGAAGCTCTGAAACCTGCCAATTTTCATAGACTTATTCGAGCGGTTCAAATGGTGTCTGGCTATGATGATGAGAGCCACTGCTACCAAAGCCCAAGCCTTGCCCTGAAACTGGGGCATTCGTTGAATAAGATTTGTGAAATCATTCAGTGCCGAGCACTGATGTCTGAAGACAAGGAATTGATCTCATCAACAGAGACCTTCAAAAAGCTCTACTCCTCAAAGTGGTCTGAGATGATCTCACACACTGCTTTGGTGACACTGAATGAGGCCAAATTTAACAAGCCATCAACACTTCCCTTCACCCAGGATGTCCAGTCTCTTCATCAGCTCCTTGAGAAGACTGCAGATACTGCTTTTCATAAACTACAAGAGACTGCATCTCCTCAAAGCTATGCAGAACTGGCCAAAGCAACACTCACCAGAATCATTGTTTTCAACCGCAGACGTGCAGGAGAGGTCTCTAAAATGCCGCTGAAGGCTTTCAATGAAAGGGACGGCacttctctccatgaagatgtaGCGGTGGGCCTGAGCAAGTTTGAGCAGAAACTCTGCAGCCATTTCAGTCGAGTTGAGATCAGGGGGAAGAGGGGAAGAAAGGTTGCGGTTCTTCTCTCTCCTGATATGGTCGATGCCCTGATGCTACTGGTCAGCAGGAGAGGTACATGTGGAGTGCTAGACactaatactttcttgtttgctcGGCCAAACTGCCAGAGTTACTACAGAGGCCAGGACTCTCTGAGGGTATATGCAAGGGAATGTGGAGCTCAAAATCCAGAATTTCTCAGATCCACTCATCTTCGCAAGCACGTGGCTACACTCTCTCAAATCCTAAACCTGAAAAACAACGAGTTAGATCAGGTTGCTGATTTCTTAGGGCATGACATCCGTGTCCACCGTGACTATTACAGACTGCCAGAAGCCACTACTCAGCTTGCTAAAATATCAAAGCTACTGTTAGCCATGGAAAAGGGCTGCCTTCCTAATCTTCAAGGCAAATCCCTTGATGACATTGAGATTGAAGGTACGTCCATCCTAGCATGTTTAGCACAGCGGGTCTTTTAA